One Candidatus Nitronauta litoralis genomic window, TCCGCTGATGATGGCACGGATCAGGAAAAACGGTGAAGCCAGAAGCATGACCGTGGTGATGATGGTATGATACAAAACGTCCATTGCCGGATTATAACCCACTTGACCGAATCTGTCGGTTTCCCTCCTCGACTGTTTGACTTCCGGGTGCCATGAGCCTCGAATCCCTTTTTCATCAGGTCACTTCCCCAAAGCGCTCTTTTTACCTGGCTCCCATGTATTGGATCTTGTGCTGGGTGTCCTGGGCATATGCCCTCGTCCAGAAAATCAGAGCCAGGTGTTATGCACGCGGCCTGATGCCTTCCAAAAAATTGAATGTCCCTGTCGTCAGCGTGGGAAACCTCACCCTGGGCGGTACCGGTAAAACCCCAACCGTGTTGTGGCTGGCGGGGGTGCTGGAAAAGATGGGCCGGAAACCGGCGATATTGAGCCGGGGCTATGGCGGGGAAGCCCAGGACAATATAAATGTTGTATCAGATGGGAAATCACTTCTGCTCGATCCCGCAAGCGGAGGGGATGAGCCGGTGATGCTGGCGCGTCGTTTATTAACGGTGCCGGTGCTTTCCGGGCGCAGACGTCACCCGCTGGGTGTTCATGCCGAGCAGGAGTTTGGCGCCAATGTGATGATCCTCGACGACGGGTATCAGCATCTGGCGCTCCAACGCGATCTCAATATCCTGTTGATAGACCATCGTTCACCCCTGGGTAACGGGCAAGTGTTTCCAGCCGGGATGCTTAGAGAACCCTATGGTGATGCAGCGCATCGTGCGGATGCGGTGATCGTCACCCGTAGTCGCGAAGGAGAGCCCGACCTGGATGTGAAGAAGTTGCTGGGCATTGACCGGCCCGTAATGAAAACGCGCATGGTGCCGGGTCGGTTGGTGAACCTTGAAGACGGCGAGGCAATTGACTGGCCAGGGTTTCAAAACAAAAGTGTGGCTGCGTTTTGCGGCATAGCGCAGCCTCAGGATTTTTTCGAGACATTAATCGGGGCGGGGATTGAAGTCGTCGTAAAGCAGGAGTTTCCAGATCATTTTGACTATCAGGGGCCGTATCTGGATGAACTGATGGAGGCGGCACAATCGAAAGGGGCGGCGGCTGTGCTCACCACGGAAAAAGATGCGGTCAAACTTGAAGGTAGAACGTTTCCTCTACCGGTCTGGTACATGGAGATGCGAATCGAGTTTGTAGAGGGTGAAGAGGAGTTGCTGGAATTGATAAAGGGGCTGGTGCATGGCTAACGAAGACCTTTTACCTAAATGACTGAAAAATAGAAAGCGGATTTAATATTCCCCCTTCCACGAAGGGGGAAGGCGGAGCCAGGGGGATTGTTGCGCATAGTCAGCTTGTCGATGCTGTTTTTGGAAAGGAGATATTATTGCCGGGTCAATCAAAAAATCAGGAGTCACACAAGCCCACTTGTTTAAGGAGACCTTTGCAATTCCCAAAAATCAGAGGCCGGAAATTTGGTGGTCCCCCTTCGACAGGCTCAGGGTGACAATTTTGATATTGCCCTGACATTCTGATGAGCCTTCAGGTGAAGAAGAACCTCGCCTTGGACTTTGATTTCAGGGTTAGGCAAAGGTTTCCCTTTGAAGAAAGCCGTTTCATATGAAAAAAATGACTCACCGCCTCCGTCATTGCGAACAAAGTGAAGCAATCCAGAAATTTTTAGAAAATGAATTAATGAAAAAGTCCCCCAGCCACCTTAGGAGTAGGGGGAGCAATACCTCCAAACCTTTATTTTCAGTGATGATCTTTTCATTATGAAAGAACTGGCGCTCAACATTCTGGTGCCGTCCCTTTATCCACTGGGTCTCGCAGTGCTGTGGTTGGGGCCATTGCATTTTGGTTTTGGTCACGATGCAATAGTCATTGTTGGATTAGTGTCGGGCTTAAGCGGGATCATCATCTGGATCACGTCGATGCTGCATCTTGGGAAATCCTTTGCCGTGCTCCCGGGAAGCAATCAACTGGTGAAGCGGGGTATCTATAGCAGGTTGCGCCACCCGATTTACCTCGGTATCAATATGACGTTTCTTGGCATGACCCTGTGTGCTGGTTCAAGCTGGGGGTTGGCCTATGTGGTGGGAATTATATTACCCTTGAACTTTATTCGTGCCCGCCTGGAAGATCGTGCCCTCGAGACCCGGTTTGGTGACTCGTATAATGAGTGGAAAAAAACGACATGGTTCTAGTTCTTTCTGAAAAAAATGGTTAAAGAATGAAAGTTTTGTTGGCAGTTCTAACCTTTTGTCTGTTTGTGGCTAGTTGTTCGGTCACTATGGCTAACGATGAACAATCGTTTCAAAAGCTACCCAATTGGCGAAAACCCGAAATTTCTAATCTCAATAATAAAGAAAAGTCAGATCAACTATTAGGAATATCGGTTTCTTTTGATGATTCCCTGGAAAGTTCATATCAACCCCGGGCCTGGCTTGGGGTTTCCATTGGTCCTGCCTCGTCGGCCACAGACCCCGATTTGTTCGCACTAAAGGTATTGAAAGTGTTTCCTCAATCTCCAGCCGAGCAAGCTGGTTTCCAAACAGGTGACCTTATTGTCGGCTTGCAGGGAGAAAAACTAAGCAAGGGCAGTTTCGATTCCCTGTCACATCAATTCAGAAAGCAAATTTCAGAGGTGAAGGTTGGGGGTTCTGTTCGTCTTCAGGTTGAGCGAAATAAAAAACCTTTTTCTCTAAAGATCCAACTTGAGGCAAGGCCAGAAATCAGGACCGCATTGGACTCTAAAGTAAAAGAAGCTAATTCGGTTGATAAGGAGGGCAAATCTCTATTGAGTCATCTGCTGAATTCTTCAGGAAAGCTGTCGGAGTTTAATAAAAACTTAAGAGCTTTTGGCCAGAGGGCGGACGAGGTGGTCAGCACTGCGGTCAAAGGGGAAACATTCAATCCGTTTCGTTTAAATCTCATCACTTCCCTGATTCACCGCCCGTTGGCGTTGCCTGCCGTCGGGGACTCCTTGATTGGCGATCTCTATTCGGCATGGCAAGAGAACCAGCTCAATCTCTCTCACCTGATTGAACAGGGTTCTGAATCCCTCGACTACACATTGCCTGCTGAGAACACCATTTCAGAAAATTCACCCCAAACGTTCACTCAATACCTTGACCGCCTTGTAAAAAAACTGACCGATGTCCAAAAGCGTTACCGGAAAGTGATCGGAAACCTCAGTCCGAATGAAATCACTCGACTGGAAAACTGGTTTCAAAAGTGGATGGCCTCGCTCGACCGCGAGGAGGAAGAACTTACGCCGAAGCAAAAAGAAAAATCAGAAACCCTGACGCTTGATTTGCTGGCGATAGCTTTAAAAGTCGATGTGCAGGGCATTCTGGCACTCGCACAGGAACTGGCAGAGGTTCTTGATATTCCCCGAATCCAGAAACTCGCGAACACCCGTTCCCAAACCATCCATTACCCGGAAGGGTGGACCGCAGATCCACAAAAAGATCGGACCTTGTTCCATACTCCGGCGGGTCTGGTGGTTATCGGCAATGAAGGTTCCAATGTTTACCGCGATGACGCAGTCCTGATCCTCGATCTCGGTGGGAATGACATTTATCGCAACCATGCCGGTGGGGCGCGACCCGGCCTTCCCTTCTCTATTGTGATCGACCTGGCTGGAAATGACCGCTATTTATCCGATGAATCGTTCTCACAGGGCGCAGGGTTCCTCGGTGTCGGATTCCTGATCGATCTTGAAGGCGATGATTTTTATCAAGCCGGTGCCCTGGCCCAGGGCAATGGAATATTTGGTTCCGGATTGCTGGTCGACCTTGAGGGGCGCGACCATTACCGCTGTCAGGCATTCTGCCAGGCATCGGCAGCGTGGGGGATCGGCATGCTGATAGATGAAAAAGGTTACGACGCTTATTCTACAGACCTTTACGCGCAAGGGTTTGGGTTCGTCAAAGGTTTCGGCGCCTTGCTGGATCGTGCGGGTAACGATCATTATTTTGCTGGGGGACGGGTGAAAGACTTCCGCCAGCCTGACAAGGCAACGCAATCCATGGCTCAGGGGTTTGGTTTGGGGCTTCGACCCTGGGAATCGGTCGCAGGTGCTTCGGGAGGAATTGGAATATTGTCCGATGCCGGAGGTAACGATGTCTATGCCGCCGATTACTTTGCTCAGGGCTCGAGTTACTGGCTGGCATTGGGTATTCTGCACGATGCGTCGGGCCACGATCAATACATTGCGGGTCGTTATGCTCAGGGAGCCGGGGTTCATTATTCACTGGGCTTGCTGACGGATAATGAAGGTGATGACCAATACAGTGCCCACTTCGGTGTTTCACAGGGATGCGGTCACGATTTCGCGGCAGGGTTTTTGATGGACTATGAAGGAGACGATCGTTACCTCAGTGGAGTGTTGGCTCAGGGTGTGGGCAATGCCAACGGACTCGGTATGCTGGTAGACACCGGTGGTCGCGATGAATATTTTGTAAAATCGGAAGGACAGGGTCGCGGGCATTTCGAACCTCTGCGCGAAATGGGCAGTTTTGGTTTTTTGATCGATACAGGCGGAGGGGAGGATCAATACAGTGCAGGTGCCGTAAATGATCAGTCGGTGGTCAACAATAAATTTGGTTTTACAGCGGATATCAACTGACATCTCAGGATTAGCAAAAAAATGAAACGCATTTTGTTCGGGCAGCTAGTGACTATGGCGGAGGAACCGGACGCTCCTCCCCTTGAAAACGGAGAGCTGTTAATTGATGGTGAAAATATTGTGGCCATCAACTCACAGCCTTCCGAAAGCTTTTCAGGTGAGACCATTGATTTATCCGACAGCCTCATCCTGCCCGGATTTGTAAACGCGCATTGCCATTTGTCGCTCTCCGGACTGAAAGGAAAAATTCCCCAAGGTTTGAAATTCGTCAACTGGATCAGACAGGTTGTGAAGTTAAACACTGCACTTCCTTTTACCGAGCGCGCCAGAGAAATGCAGATAGCTGCGCAGGAGATGCTGGCATCAGGGGTCACCACTTTGGTTGACTATTTTTCCCATCCTGAACTACTGCCCGAATACGCACAACTTCCTTTTCGGCAGGTTTTGCTTTACGAGGTGCTGGGGTTTCAAAAGAGCAAGGCAGAGGAGAACGTGCGTCGAGTCGAATCCCTGTTAAAAGAACACACCGGACATGATGGAAAAATCCAATTGGGTCTGGCTCCACATGCACCTTATTCGGTGGCACCGGAGTTGTATGAAAAGTTGATTGAACTGGCTGAAAAATACCAGTGTCTCTGGTCATGCCACGTGGCAGAAGTAGCGGAGGAGCAGGAGTTTTTGGAAACTGGAAAAGGTCCGTTTCGCGATTTACTTGAGGAACGTGGGGTCTGGGAAGAAACCTGGAACCCTCCGGGTGTTTCCCCGGTGAAGTATCTGGATGAGATGGATGTCCTTGAAAATATGCAGGCGGTCCACCTTAATAAAATGGATGAACAGGATATTCATTTGCTGAAAAGAAATAATGCCAGTGCTGTGTTTTGCCCTGGCTCCACACGCTGGTTCGGGCGCGCGCGATACATTCCGGTGCGCGAACTGCTGGATGCCGGGATTCCGGTTGGGCTGGGCACGGATTCTTATGCCAGCAATGATGGATTGAATTTTTTAAGAGAGATCCGGTTGGCGGGTGCGATGCTGCCAGATGTTTCGCGGGCAGAAATTTTATGGATGGCAACAGTGGGTGGTGCGTTGGCCTCCGGAATATCAGGAGGGGAACTGGTGATGGGTGCCCGGGCCGATTTGATTGTTTTTCGGTTAAAGAATAAGTCCAGGATTTGGTGGGATACCATTTTTGATCAGATCGGCGAGGGCCCTGATAGAGTATTTATGGCCGGAAGCGCATAAGTCCGTATTTGGGTTTCTCTTGTTAACCATTTAATTTAATTGACGTAGTTTGGATATTGGGAATAAATATTTTTTGATATTGACGTGCTGATATACCTCCCTTAGCCTGATCTTATTGGAAAAAAGGCAAAAAAAAATTTAAATAAGTTCGGTGGTTGAGTATGACGGATCCCCAGACCATTTTGATTGTTGATGATGAAAAGCAGAATGTAAAATTATTGAATGCGTTTTTGCGTCCAATGGGATACCGATTGTTGATTGCAAATAATGGTCGGGAAGCGATCGATGTAGTCAAACATGAGGATATTGATTTAATCATCCTTGATATAAATATGCCGGTACTATCCGGAATCGAAGTATGTAAAATTCTTAAAAATGACCCTAAATACCAACTCATTCCAATCATTCTGGTTTCGGCGCTCAATGGTCAGGAAGTAAGGATTGAAGGTATTGATGTGGGGGCCATTGAGTTTATTTCCAAACCAGTAGACCTCAAAGAATTAGAAGTGAGAGTAAAAAGTTCGTTAAAATTAAAAAAATTAACGGACCATCTGGAGTCTGCTGAGGAGGTATTGATTGCGCTGGCAGCGGCAGTTGCGGCCCGTGACGACTACACCGGGGAGCATGTCGATCGGGTAACGGCAACTGCCTTGGCCATTGGAAAAAGCATGAACCTGAGTCCTGAAGATTTGGAAGGCCTCAGAAAGGGGGCACGGCTTCATGATGTGGGTAAAATTGGGATCCCCGACAAAATTCTGTTAAAGCCGGGAAAACTTGATGATGAAGAGTTTAATACAATCAAACAGCACTCCAGGATCGGGTATGATTTGTGCCGGGGACTCAAAACTATTGGCAAGGGACTGGATTTGGTATTAATGCATCATGAAAAACTCGATGGCAGTGGATACCCTCGGGGTTTACTTGGTAAGGACATTTGTCTTCCCGTAAGAATTTTAACTGTGGCTGATATTTTTGATGCGCTCACTTCAACTCGGGCTTACCGGAACAGCCTGAGCCTGGAGCAATCTTTTGAAATATTATTCAAACAGGTTGAGGAAAATAAAATCGACGGAGATGTTTTCGGAACATTGAGATCACTTTGTGAAAAGGGCGCAGAATTCTGCCTGGCAAGTTAAAATAGGCTCAATATTCTTTTAATTGAAACCCGAATCCTAAGAAGACCCCATTATTTGTATAAAAGTTTTCAGGACGCCAGGTTCAAACTGCCCCTTTAAATCGTTCACCATAATATTGAGAGTTTCAAAAGGGCTGTAGTTTTTCGGCCGATAGGTACGGGGATTCCTCAACGTATCAAACGAGTCGGCAATTTTACAAATCCTGGCAAGCGGGGAGATCTGTTTTCCCACAAGTTTTTTGGGGTAGCCGCTTCCATCCCAGCTTTCGTGGTGCTGCTCCACAATATCCAATACCGAATCCGGGTACCTGTTTAATTTAGCCAGCAATTTCTTTCCTTCAATAGGATGGTTTTTTAAATGCAACACGTCCTCTTGATTCAGGTTTTTGTTGGCAGACAGGCTCGGCAGAACTCCAAAGTCGTGGTACAAACCCTCTTTTGAGATCACCTCTTTTGGAACCGAGAACAATCCAATATCGTGAAACAAGGCACCGATTCCCAGCGAGTGGAGTTCAGTAGGTTTCAGTCCCACGTGGGTTCCATAGGCCAGACTGTAGAAAGCGACATTTACGCTGTGCGTGTAGGAGGTGATGTCGTTGGCCACTTGCTTGGCCATTGTTTCAAATTTGACATCCGATTCGGAAAAAAGGCCTCGCATCGTAGTCACCACCACATTAGCGGTGTCCCCCATAATTTTCGAAGGGCCCTCCTCGTAAATGTCCCCAACAAGTTCCCGGGCCGCTAAAAATAGTTTTTTGGTTGCCATTTTGCGCGAGATCAGATTTTTCTGGGAAAGGACTTTTAAATGTTGTGACATTTGTTTGAAATAGGCATTGCGGTCGTCAACATGGATATAAATTTTTTGTTCCAGGCACCCGGTGCTTAGCAGCATTTTGATTTTATTCTGGTGCTGTTTGGAATGATCCGCGAACAGGACAAACTTTTCCCCACCCCCTAGCTTTTCCTTCACATAGATAGAAAAAGCCTGATTGTCTTTCCTGTTGAGGAATTCCTTGTCGATCAAACGAAAAGATGATTTCTTCTTCATTACATTTGGCAAATAATATGGGTTAAGTAAAAGCCGCTAAAAAAGGTTCGAGTCGTTTCTAAATTTAAAAGCAACTCCGGGGCCAACTCCAATCCTCATTTTATCCCACAAAAAAGGGTGTTTAGCATTAAGAAGGAAAAAATAACCTTCCTGAAAATCAAAAAAACAACGAAATTGTTGAAGATGGAAAATTCCCTTTTGCAATATTATGTCAGGGGTGTTTTTGTAGTGGGAAGTATTTTTTGGCCCTATTCCCTAAAAGGCGGCTTTTCCTGGCGGGGCGGTTGGTAAATTCTCGCCTGGTTTCTATAATAGTATTGAGGGCTTGCCATAAAGATGATACAATAATTGTTTCTTTAGGGGAGTATTGTTCAAAACCGACCGGGTTTTTAAAAAGTCCACATTTTCCATTGACATTGATCAAAATGCGCCTATATAATGGCGGTTTTTCGGTAACCCAAGACGACCGACTTTTCAGCCGGTTCTGGCTTGTTTTTTAAGGTTTTTTGCCGGGGCGCGGTGAGGGGTCGGGGCTTGTTTTTTTGTGGTCTAGCCTCCCAGGTCTGAAGTTTTCTCCCTATAAAAGAGGAATAACCATAAGACGGTTGTGCTGAAGACAGGTGGTTGCCTCCGAATTATTGCGGGGAGATTCCCGAGCGGCCAAAGGGGACAGACTGTAAATCTGTTGGTTCTGCCTTCGGAGGTTCGAATCCTCCTCTCCCCATTTTGATTTCAGGGTGCTTTTTAATTCTCCCTTTGTCAGATTGGATTGTTTTGGACTCTTTGGTTTTAAAGGGTTGGTCGGGCAAGTGGGTTGGTTTAGATAGTGCTGAGAAAGAAGGGTTAGGCGGGAATAGCTCAGTTGGCTAGAGCGTCAGCCTTCCAAGCTGAGGGTCGCGGGTTCGAGTCCCGTTTCCCGCTCCAGTTTTTTTTTGTGGGGCGGACCTGGATGGTCGGCGGGATAAAGAGTTGAGGTTTTTTTTTGGCTCTCCATAAAGGTGTGCGGTGGCATCTTGAAAAAGGGAAAATGCCCACGTAGCTCAGGGGTGGAGCACTTCCTTGGTAAGGAAGAGGCCATCGGTTCAAATCCGATCGTGGGCTCCAGATAACTTAAGTTTAAGACAGGGCGGCGGTAGGCTAGGGGTGGCTATCGGCGGCATTCGGCAAGAGATAAGAGGGAAAAAATATGAGAGATATCATTCAATTGGCCTGCGGTGAATGTAAACGCCGCAATTACTCCACGACGAAAAATAAAAAGAAAACCACGTCGCGGCTGGAATTTAGTAAGTTTTGTCGTTTTTGTCGGAAGCACACCCCTCATAAAGAAACGAAGTGATCCGGTTTGACCGGTTTTGGGCGGGTCTTTGGTCCAGTGGGTCTGTCTTTTGGTGATCTGCCATTGTTTGTTCGGGGAATTGAATAGGCCAGTAGCTCGAACTGGTAGAGCGCCGGTCTCCAAAACCGGATGTTGGGGGTTCGAATCCCTCCTGGCCTGTATTTTTTTAGGCAGCTCAGGGTTTGTGGGCTGCAGGCCCTCGGTGTTTAGGGGGTTGGTTGGGGATTTTCTCCAGAAAAGTTACGGGGTGTAGATGTTTGGCAAGGCAATTGAATTTTTGACTGGGGTCAGGCAGGAGGTCAAGCGGGTGACTTGGCCCTCTCGTCGTGAAGCTCTTGGTGGAACAGGGGTGGTTTTGTTTGTTGTCTTTCTGTTCTCGGTGTTTCTTGGAATTGTGGACACCATATTGGGGAAAATAATTGAGTCTCTCATCGCAGGTTGAAGTGCCCGGTACCGGGATGGAATGGTATGTGATTCATACCTATTCCGGGTATGAGAACAAGGTAAAGGCCAGTCTCGAGGAGCGGTTTGCGCACTCCGGTGTGCGTGAAAAGCTGGGGCAGGTTGTGATTCCCACTGAAGAGGTGATCGAGATCCGCGGTGGGAAAAAGAAGATCACCTCCCGGAAGTTTTTCCCGGGATATGTTCTGATTCAAGTCGATATGGATCAGGATATCTGGTACCTGATTAAAAATACTCCGAAAGTCACCGGGTTTCCCGGCGGTGCGCAGCCCGTGCCTTTGACCGAGGAGGAAGTGAAAAGTGTTCTCGAGCAGATGGCGGGCGAATCGACACGGCCGAAGCCGAAATTTTCGTTTGAGAAGGGTGAAAGTGTGCGGGTGATTGAGGGTCCGTTCATGAACTTCAATGGTGTGGTTGAGGAAGTTCATCCGGAAAAAGGCAAGGTCAAGGTCATGGTATCGATTTTTGGTCGGGCCACACCTGTGGAATTGGAGTTCCCGCAAGTCGAAAAGGTTTAGGGTCTGGCGTCCTTTGTTTGGGGCTGTCGATTGATGGATTAGGGTTTTTGGATAAACAGAAGACTTTGGGGTAGCTCAAAGTGTTTTTCGTTGCCGTCTCCGATGTGAGCGGCCTTACAGGAATTTAAATGGCGACCAAAAAGAAAATAACATCACTGATTAAATTACAGATTCCAGGTGGGCAGGCTAATCCTTCTCCTCCTGTTGGTCCCGCGCTCGGTCAGGCCGGGGTCAATATCATGGATTTCTGTAAGGCGTTTAATGCGGCAACCCAGGCGGATACCGGGACCTTGATTCCGGTGGTTATTACGGTTTATGAGGACCGTTCCTTCAGTTTCATAACCAAGCAGCCGCCGGCAAGTGCGCTGATCAAGCAGGCCGCAGGTATTGCCAAGGGATCCTCCAATCCAAGTCGTGAGTCGGTGGGGGAGCTCACCCGTGATCAGGTGAAGCAGATTGCTGAAAAGAAAATGCCCGACTTGAACGCCTATGATGTTGAAGGGGCGATGAAGATTATTGAGGGTTCAGCCAACAGTATGGGAATCAAGGTTAAGGATTAAGGGAGAGAAGGAAGTTTATGGCTAAATACTCGAAAAGTTATCGCGCCGCCTCAGAGAAAGTGGACCGCGACAAGCGTTACGAGCTTGCAGAAGCTCTCACTCTTTGTAAAGAGGGGGTTAAAACCAAGTACGACCAGTCGGTTGATGTTGCGGTGCGTTTGGGGGTTGATCCTCGCAAGGCTGATCAAAACATTCGCGGCAGCGTTGTGCTTCCCAAAGGGACTGGAAAAACTTTCCGTATCCTGGTGTTTGCAAAGGGTGAAAAGGAAATCGAAGCTAAAAATGCAGGCGTGGATTTTGTCGGCGGTGAAGATCTGGTGGCAAAAATTCAAGGCGGTTGGACCGATTTTGATCGTGTCATTGCGACCCCTGACATGATGGGGCTGGTGGGGCGGTTGGGAAAGGTGCTTGGGCCACGGGGATTGATGCCGAACCCCAAGACCGGGACCGTGACTTTTGACATTCAGCAGGCGGTTGATCAGATCAAGGCGGGTAAGGTTGATTTCCGTGTTGATAAAGGTGGGATAGTGCATGCGCCGATCGGCAAGCTCAGTTTTTCTGCCGATGATCTGGCTGAAAATTTTAAGGAATTGATGTCGGCGCTAGTGAAGATGAAGCCCGCCACCAGCAAAGGTACTTATGTTCAGAGTGTTGCCCTGTCGAGCACGATGGGTGTGGGAATCAAAATCGCGTATTCGCCTAATTAACGGAAAGGGACCGTTGTGCCAACGCCAGCTAAGAAAGAATCGATCGATAGCCTGAATAAAGTGTTCGCGTCCGCGAAATCAGCGTTGCTGACAAACTATCAGGGGATACCGGCAACAGAAATGACCCGGCTGCGTCGTCATTTAAAGGACCGTCAGCTGGATTTCTGGGTTATCAAAAATACCTTTGCGCAGAAAGCTGCAAAGGGAACGGATTTCGAAGGTCAGGAAGAAAGTTTCAAGGGGCCCATGTCACTTCTGGTCAGTTATGACGATGTCGTGGCCCCGGCTAAAGCGTTAAAGGATTTTAAAAAAGAGGGTGCCGAGAAAATACCAGAAGTGTTGTTTGGTGTCGTTGAAGGCAAGCCGGTCAGTGCGGACCAGGTGAAAGCGCTGGCGGATCTGCCCTCTAAAGAACAGCTTATTTCGCAGATGTTGTCAGTTATGCAGGGGCCAACTCGAAACTTTGTCGGTGTGCTCTCTGGTGTGACCCGTGATTTTGTCGGCGTGTTGTCTGCGATCAAGGATAAAAAAGAAAGCGGCGCGTGAGCCGCAGTGCAATAAATTATTCAATACCGGATAGAAAACGAACAATCCCATTTGCTTGAAAGGAGTTCCCGATGGCCGTCACGAAAGAAGACGTCATTACTTTTATTGACAGTATGTCCGTCCTTGAGATGTCTGAGTTTGTCAAGGAATTGGAAGATAAATACGGTGTAACTGCAGCTGCGCCCATGGCAATGATGGCGCCAGGCGGCGGTGGAGACGCTGGTGGTGGTGAAGAGAAGACTGAATTTGATGTTGTCCTTACCGCTGGTGGTGACAAGAAAATCCAGGTGATCAAAGTGGTTCGTGAGATCACAAGTCTGGGGCTTAAAGATGCTAAAGATCTTGTAGATAGCGCTCCAAAGCCAATCAAGGAAGCTGTAAAAAAAGAAGAAGCGGAAGAAATCAAAAAGAAAATCGAGGAGGTTGGCGGTACCGTCGAGATCAAGTGACCGTGAAGTGTGGTTCCCGTCTGCGCCGTTCCGGCGCGGACGTTCCTTCAATTTCACCTTACTGAGACGAAACCGCTATGTCGAAAACGACCCAAATCGAACGTGGAAGCATTGACCCCCGTACGAGGCTCAACTTTTCCCGTATTCCGACGGTCATTGGCATCCCCAACCTGATAGAGATCCAGAAGAAATCCTTCGAACATTTCCTTCAGCTTGAAGTTGCTCCCCTGAAAAGAAAACTACAGGGGCTTGAAGAAGTTTTCCAGGATATTTTCCCCATTTCCGACCTGAATGTTAACGCTCGTATCGAATACGTTGGGTACGAGGTGGGTATTTGGGAAACCTCCCAGGGGGAGTACAAGGACCTCGGGGGTGTCGGTGTCATTGACGAGGAAACCGGCGAAGAAGTTCATTATAAAGAAAAATTCAAGCTCAGCGAATGTCGCCAAAAAGGGCTGACTTATTCAGACCCCATTAAGATCATGGTCCGGATGGTGCTCTATGATAAGGAGCGTCTGGACCTCAATGCCCGTTTGCTGAAAGAACTTCCCGGTAGGACTATTGTCGAGGAAGTTAAGCATCCCGAGACCGGTAAGGTGCTCATCCCGGGGCGTGTGGAAGTGACCGACGAAATTGTCAACACGCTTAAGGAAGCCAAAGTGCCATCGGTGGTCGTCAATTCT contains:
- the nusG gene encoding transcription termination/antitermination factor NusG, which translates into the protein MEWYVIHTYSGYENKVKASLEERFAHSGVREKLGQVVIPTEEVIEIRGGKKKITSRKFFPGYVLIQVDMDQDIWYLIKNTPKVTGFPGGAQPVPLTEEEVKSVLEQMAGESTRPKPKFSFEKGESVRVIEGPFMNFNGVVEEVHPEKGKVKVMVSIFGRATPVELEFPQVEKV
- a CDS encoding 50S ribosomal protein L1; its protein translation is MAKYSKSYRAASEKVDRDKRYELAEALTLCKEGVKTKYDQSVDVAVRLGVDPRKADQNIRGSVVLPKGTGKTFRILVFAKGEKEIEAKNAGVDFVGGEDLVAKIQGGWTDFDRVIATPDMMGLVGRLGKVLGPRGLMPNPKTGTVTFDIQQAVDQIKAGKVDFRVDKGGIVHAPIGKLSFSADDLAENFKELMSALVKMKPATSKGTYVQSVALSSTMGVGIKIAYSPN
- the secE gene encoding preprotein translocase subunit SecE, with translation MFGKAIEFLTGVRQEVKRVTWPSRREALGGTGVVLFVVFLFSVFLGIVDTILGKIIESLIAG
- a CDS encoding 50S ribosomal protein L10; translated protein: MPTPAKKESIDSLNKVFASAKSALLTNYQGIPATEMTRLRRHLKDRQLDFWVIKNTFAQKAAKGTDFEGQEESFKGPMSLLVSYDDVVAPAKALKDFKKEGAEKIPEVLFGVVEGKPVSADQVKALADLPSKEQLISQMLSVMQGPTRNFVGVLSGVTRDFVGVLSAIKDKKESGA
- the rplL gene encoding 50S ribosomal protein L7/L12, which codes for MAVTKEDVITFIDSMSVLEMSEFVKELEDKYGVTAAAPMAMMAPGGGGDAGGGEEKTEFDVVLTAGGDKKIQVIKVVREITSLGLKDAKDLVDSAPKPIKEAVKKEEAEEIKKKIEEVGGTVEIK
- the rplK gene encoding 50S ribosomal protein L11; protein product: MATKKKITSLIKLQIPGGQANPSPPVGPALGQAGVNIMDFCKAFNAATQADTGTLIPVVITVYEDRSFSFITKQPPASALIKQAAGIAKGSSNPSRESVGELTRDQVKQIAEKKMPDLNAYDVEGAMKIIEGSANSMGIKVKD